CTCGTCGGCCGAGTTCGTCGCCACCGTGCTCGCCGCCGTCATCGGCCTTGTGTTCATCGGGATCGTGAGCGTGCTCGCGCGATCATCGCTGCCGCCGCCACCACGGTCGCACGCTCGGACCTCAGTCGACAAAGCCATAGGGAAGGGCTACAACGAACGAGATTCGCACTCGGAGGGAACGACTAGATGACCGATACCAACATTAGATATTCACCGACACGGCGGCGCTTGCTCCGTGACGCAACGCTCACCAGCCTTGGACTGATCGCGGCCGCATGCGCACCGGGCACAAGTGGAACGACATCGACGAGCACGACCGGCGGTGGCACGTCGGCGAAGGGTGGCGAGTTCCACGGTGCGTGGCCGTACGTGCTCGCGCCACAGGGTCACTGGAACTATTACGCGACGAACGCGATCCTTGGTGGCAGCATCTACACCGACCTGTTCATCTCTTCGCTCGCCGTCTACAACTGGGCGACCGCCAAGTACGAGTTCTGGGCCGCCGAGTCAGCGAAGCAGAACGGCGACAACTACGAGGTCAAGCTTCGCTCCGGCCTGAAGTGGGACGACGGCAAAGCGTTCACCGCGAAGGACGTCGTCACCACCTACTGGGTCGGCCGCCTCGCGAGCTACGGCATCTGGAACTTCATCGATAAGGTCGAGGCCATCGACGACCTCAACGTCCGCTTCCACTACACGAAGCCGACCAGCCTCGGCGAGAGGCTCATCCTCCGCAACGGCATCAAGCCCGATTCCATCTTCGGCCCACTCGCGAAGAAGGCGCAGGACTTCTACACCGGTGGTGGCACGAACTCGACCGACGCGGGCAAGGCGCTCATCAAGGAGATGAACGACTTCCGTCCGACAGCCCCGTACTCGATCGGTCCATACAAGATCGACAGCGCGAGCGTGACCGCGGCCCAGCTCACGATGGTCCGCAACGCCGGCGGCCTGTTTGCCGACAAGGTGAACTTCGACAAGATCGTGATCTACCAGGGCGAGACCGCCGAAGTCACTCCGCTCGTCCTGAACGGCGACGTCGACTACGCGACGCACGGCTTTCCGCTCGCCACCGACAAGGCATTCCAGGACAAGGGCTACCGCATCGTTCGCGGTCCGATCTTCACCGGGCCGGCGCTCTACTTCAGCTGGGACAACGCACCCGAGTTCCAGGACAAGCGACTGCGACAGGCGGTCGCCATGGCCTTCAACCGTGAAGAGGCCGGCAAGATCTTCTACGGAACGTCGGCCCGCGCGCCGAAGTACATGGCGGGCTTCCCGGACAGCCTGGTGCCCAACTGGGTCAACAGCGCCGACCAGTCCAAGCTGAACGCCTACGCCTTCGACACCGCCAAAGCCGACGCGCTCATGAAGGACATGGGCTACGCCAAGGGCACGGACGGCATCTACGCCAAGGGCGGGAAGGCGCTCTCCTTCGAGCTCTACTTCCCGAGCGACTTCCAGGACTGGGCCGCGGCGGCCACGTATGCCTCCGACGCGCTCAACAAGTTCGGCATCAAGATCACGCCTCGCGGCGCGATCCGGTCGACGCAGCTGCCGGACATGAACAACGACAAGTTCCAGATCGGACTGAACCCCTGGGGCATCGGAAACCCGCACCCGCAGGCTTCACTCGTCCGACCGTTCCGGGAGTTCAACAAGGACGCCACGGGCGGCGGCATGAAGTACCCGCTCACCCAGACGTACTCCGGCGGCTCGATCAACTTCGACACGGTCCTCGACGATGCGATCACGGGTTACGACACCGCCAAGCAGAAGGACCCCATCACGAAGCTCGCGATCGCGTTCAACGAGCTGCTTCCGATCATCCCGATCTACGAACGGCTCAACAACAACCCGATCAACGACAAGGTCCGCGTCACCGGTTGGAAGCCCGAAGGCGATCCCATCTACACCCAGGGTGGTGGCGACAACTTCACCATCGTCATGCTCATGGACGGGACGCTGCACAAGGTCTGATCCCCGCACCGAGCCGAATCTGAAAGAGGGTGCTCCGAAAGGAGCGCCCTCTCTCTTTCGCGCTAGCCTGCGTTCATGCCACTCCGGATCGGCGTGCTCGGCACGGGATTCGCCGGTTCGATGCACGCGCGCAGCGCACTCGCGATCGACGGCGCGCAGGTCGTCGCCGTGGCTGCGGTCCCGCTCGATGAGGCGACGGCCCTCGCGAAGGAGTGCGGCGCTCGCGTCGCGAGCGCGGAAGATATCTGCGCCGCGGACGACATCGATCTCGTCGTTGTCGCGACGCCGACGTACCTGCATGCGGGGCACGCGACTGCGGCGGCGCGTGGCGGCAAGCACGTGTTCTGCGAGAAGCCGCTGGCGCGGACGCTCGCCGACGCCGAGGCGATGGTGCGTGCGTGTGACGAGGCGGGCGTCACGCTCGCCGTCGGACACGTCGTTCGCTTCTTCCCCGAGTACCGTCAAGCGAAACAGCTGCTCGACGCCGGGACGCTCGGCCGTCCCGCGATCGTGACGATGACGCGCGGGAACTTCTCGGTGGGCTCAGCTCGAGGCTGGTACCTCGATGAGGAGAAGAGCGGCGGCGTGGTGCTCGACCTCATGCTGCACGACCTGGACACCGTTCGCTGGTGGTTCGGCGAGCCGTCGCGCATCTACGCGAGGCGATTCAAGGGGAATGGCGGCCTCGAGTACGCGCTCGCGACGATCCGCTACGACGACCGGCCGATCGTGCAGGTCGAGGCGAGCTGGGCTGAACACGCGGGCTTCCGCACCGGCTTCGAGCTCCGCGGCGATCGCGGGATGCTCGTGCACGACAGTCGCACCGCGTCGCCTGTCGCGCTCCAGTCGCCGTCGGGCCCCGCCGGTCCGGCGATGATGGCCACGCCGACGCTGCACGAGACGCCTTACCTCGTGCAGCTGCGAGACCTGTTCGCGCGCATCGCGCGCGGCGAACGGCCGCTCGTCGACGGGCACGAGGGATTGCGGTCGCTCGCGCTCGGCCTGGCGGTCATCCGCTCCGCCGACACCGGCGAGGTCGTGAGCTGGAGAGCGCCGGCATGACCGAACGTCTTCGCGTCGGCCTCATTTCGTTCGCACACGTTCACGCGCCTGGTCTCGCGAATACGCTCGGCTCGCTCGAGCAGGTCGACTTCGCTGGGATCCACGATGACGATGAGAAGCGCGGGCGCACGGCGGCGGGCGCGCATGGGACGCGCTGGCATCCGACGCTGGACGGACTCCTCGGGGCAAGCGACGCGGTCGTCATCGCGTCGAACAACGCCGACCACCGCCGTTACGCCGAGGCCGCCGCGAAGGCGCGCGTTCACGTGCTATGCGAAAAGCCGCTCGCGACGACGACCGCGGACGCGAAGGCGATGATCGACGCGTGCCGGTCCGCCGGCGTCCAGCTCGGGACCGCGTTCCCGGTGCGCAGCAGCCCAGCCGTCATGGCGCTGAGGGACGCGATCGCGGCCGGCTCGCTCGGTCGGATCCGCGCCGTGCGCGCGACGAACCCGGGCCAGTATCCCGGCTCGTGGTTCGGGGACAAGCGCCAGGCGGGAGGCGGCGCCGCGATGGACCATACGGTGCACGCGGCCGATGCCATCCGCTGGCTCTTGGGCGATGAGTTCTCGCGCGTGCAGGCTGAGCTCGGCTCGTTCATCTACGGCCTCGACGTTGAGGACTGCGGCGTGATGACGTGCGACCTCGAGGGTGGCGCCTTCGCGTCGATCGACTGCAGCTGGTCGCGCCCGCAGACGTTCCCGACGTGGGGCGGCGTGACGCTGCACGTCGTCGGGGAGAAGGGGACCGTCGACATCGATGTCTTCCGGCAGGCCCTCACCCACTACGACGACACCGCCGGCCGCACTCGGCTCCTCGGCTGGGGTGACGATCTCACCGCGCGCATGGTCGCGGGCTTCGTCGACGCGATCCGCGCGGGCCATCCCGTGCCGATCAGCGGAGAGGACGGGCTCCGCGCGCTGGAGGTCGCGATCGCCGGCTACCGGTCGGCGGAGACGAAGCGGCCCGTCGCGATCGCCGACGTCCGCGCGTGAGCGGCGGGCCGTCCGAGTCGGTCGCCGCGTACCCCGAGATCATCGTCGTGCTCGGCGGCGGGATGCTTCTCGACGGATCGCCTGCATCGGCAACGCTGGCGCGAGCGAGGGCAGCCGCGGATGTCGCTCGAGCGCATCCGGAGGCGGCGATCATCTGTTCGGGCAGTCACGGCGTAGGCCGGAAGCCGCGACGCAGCGAAGCGGCGTCGATGGCCGACCTCATCGCCGCGGAAGGGATCGACCAAAGGCGGATCTTCCTCGAGGACCAGTCGCGCGACACGATCGGCAACGCGGTCTTCGTCGGCGAGCGCTATCTGCGCACGACCGCACCGCGACCGGTGTACGTCGTCACATCGCCGTTCCACGTCGAGCGATCGGTCGAGACATTCCGATCCGTGCTCGGACCGGCATGGGACATCGAGGGCGTCGCCAGCGCGCCCGCCCCGGATGACGCTGAGCGCGCCAGACACGAGCGACGGTTCCTGGAGCAGACACGCGAATTCCTCGCCGGGATCTCTCCCGGCGAGGTCTCGCGGATCAGTGCGAAGCTACGCGCGCGCCGATAAGAGCGGCGCCGTGCTAGGCCGCTAGGCCCATCGCCTTCGCGCTGGCGGCATCGATCGCCTCGAGGCCGACGTCGATCTTCACCTTGTCGCCGACAAGCACGCCGTTCTGCACCGGCTGGTTCCACACCAGGCCGAAGTCCTTGCGGTCGAGGGTGAGGCTCGCGGAGGCGCCCAGGTGCTGGCCGCCCTTGCCGTCGACCCCGATACCTTCGAGCTCAACGTCGAAGGTGACCGGACGGGTGATGTCGCGGATCGTGAGGTCGCCGCTCACGGCGTATTTGCCCTCCCCCTTGGGGAAGATGGCCGAGCTCTTGAACACGATCTCGGGGTACTTCTCCGCGTCGAAGAAGTCCGCCGAACGGAGGTGCCCGTCCCGACGGGCGTCACCGGTGTCGATCGCGGTCACGTCGGCTCCGATCTCGAAGCTGGCGCGGTGCGGGTTCTCCGGGTCGATGTCGATCTCGCCGCGCAGCTTCCCCAGCCGCCCGCGGACCGTGCTGACCATCATGTGCTTGACGGAGAACGTCGCCTGTGTGTGATAAGGGTCGATGTACCAGACCATTTTTTGTGCCTTTCCTTGGCGCTCGCTGAGCGCCGGTAGTTGATGATACAATCAACTCGTTGACCACACAACCTATTCCCCAGCCAGTTCAAAGGCTCCGCCCCAAGCGGAAACTCGCACGGCGCGAGCTGGAGGCGTGGCTGGCATTCATGCGCGCTGGCCTGGCGGTGACGCGCGCGATGGATCGCGACGCGGAGGCGACGGGACGACTTCTCTTCTCCGAGCACCACATCCTCGCCACGCTCCACGAGAGCCCACCCATCGGCGTGCGCCCGACCGAGCTCGCCGAGCGGACCGGGCTGACGAAGAGCGGTCTCACAAGGGCGATCGACCGGCTCGAGTCGCAGCACCTGATCGAGCGCCGGGTGTGCCCCTCAGACGCGCGGGGACAGCTCATCGTGATGACCGCGCTCGGCCAGCGCGTCCTCAAACGCGCTGCGCCGGAGCACTTCCGGTCGATCGCTCGCAACTTCGCCGATCATCTGACGGACCGCGAGGTCGACGTGATCACGACCGCGCTGGGACGCGTGGCCAGTACCGCCGGCCGCGACTAGCAAGCCGGCGCCGATCTCGCTCCTGACGAAACGTCGGGAGGCACAGCAGTGGACGCCATCGTCCTCGCGATATCCCAGGAGAACGCCGACGCGCTCCTCGACGGCAGGCGCACGGCGGACCACCGCGCGCTGCCGCCAACGCGACTACCCGCGCGCGCCTATCTCGCGGTCGTAGGCACCGGGACGGTCGTGGGCGAGTGCGTGCTCGGCGAGCGCGCCGGACGGACCGCGAAGGGGTGGACGCTGCCGGTGAGCAAGCCGCGCCGCTATCGGAGAGCCCGCCCGCTCGCGGACTTCGGCATCGCGAAGACGCCGCGCAGCTTCAGATACGTGGAGCGGTGATCGCCAGCGAGCGAGCTGATGCCAACGCCCTTCCGTCGAAGGATCAACAGCGACAGCAGCGAGGGTGAGCGCCGGCAGCGGGAGCGCGGGCGAGGGCAAGCGGTCTAGTTAGCGGGTCGCCAAGCGAAGGTCACATGCGTGATGAGCTGGCCGTCGGTCTCGAACGTCCATGTCGTGTAGTTCGCGAAATGACCCGGCGCGCGCGTGAGGCCACGAAGGATCACGGTCGTCCCGTCGATCTGCTGCTCACGGATACGCCGAATGAACGCCGGTGCGATGCGGACGAGGCGTCGTGCACCGTCGCGACCCTCCAGCTGCGAGTCGCCGCCGGGCAGCTCGATCTGCACGTTTTCGGCGCAGACCGCCGCGGCACGCTCGGGGTCTCGCGCCTCGAGCGCGTCCATGAATGTCTTGGCGGCTTCCAGCGGATCAGGCATTAGGTGGAGTATTAGGGACGTGCGGCAACTGCGCGGGCTACTGCCGTATGCACTGGTCTCCGCGCTGGTCGTTGTCGCCTCGATCGTCGCGATCGTCGTCTCCACCACGAGTGCGCCCGCAGGCCCTGCGGTGGCGGCTTCGGCCTCGCCCACGGCGGCCGCCAGCGCTTCACGGCAGGCCGTCACTGATCTGTCGGCCACCGGTCGGCTGGCCTACTGGCGCGCCGAGCCGAGCGGCGATCACCTGCTGTGGATCGCGAACGCCGACAACTCGCGGCGCCGCTCGATCGCGAAGACCGATACCCCCAACTCGATCTCGAAGACGCGGTGGTCCGTCGACGGCAACCAGATCGCGTACGTCGAGGGTGGTATCCGGCTGGTCGTCGTGCGCGTAGACGGTGCGACGACGTCGTACACGCTCGCGCCGGAGCTGCGTTCCGACAGCTACCGCATCGTCGACCACCGGTTCTCGCCGAGCGGCGCGCGCATCGCGGCGACCGTCCAGCGCCAGACCGGAAGCCAGAGCGATGTCTACATCGCGGCCGCGAACGGCACGTGGACGCGCATCACCACCGTGGAGGATGCCATCGCCGCCGACTGGCTCGATGAGGACGAGCTGCTCGTGCAGACGACTGGCGGCGTGATCTCGGCGGTGCGCGCGACCGGAACGAACCAGTTCCGTCCGCTGACTGGCCTGCAGGCGTCGTCTCCGGTCGTGGGCAGCGACGGCCGCATCTACTTCCTCGCCGGGCGCGTCACGCAGTTCGCGGGCGCGTCGGAAACGTTCGTGTTCGCGGCCGCGGCGAACGTATGGAGCATGACCGCGGATGGCACCGACGTGCGCCGCGAGCTCGCGCCGCCCGATCAGGACAGCCTGCGTCTCGACGGCACGTGGTCGACGGGATTCCTCTACCACCGCGGCACGAACCCGGCGCAGCTCGTCATCGGATCGATCCCGATCCTCCTGCCCTCGAACGCTGGCCTGATCGAACGCATCGCCGTGTCGCCCGACAAGCGCTTCGCGATCGGGTTCGCCGGCCCCACGGTGGTCCGCGTCGACATCTCCCCCACCGGCCTCGCGCCGAGCGCGATCCTGCTGCTCGGTTCGATCGACGCCGGCGACGTCTGGTTCCCGCGCTCCGCTCCGATCGCGAGAGCGGCGGCCACGCCGCGGGCCGACGCTCCGGCCGTGCGGTACGTGTTCGCGCTCGGCGGGAGCGTCTGGACGATGGGCCCCGACGGGGTCGCGTCGATACTGCGCACCGGCGCGAGCAACGCGCAGACGGGGCGGCGGTTCACCATCCCCCTCCCGCAGTGGTCGCCAACAGGTGATCGCGTCCTCACCGTCGAGAGCCTGGGGTCCGGAGCGTCCGCTCAGCAGCTGATCCCGGTCACGATCGACCGCGCCGGCAAGGTGACGCGCCTGACCACTCTCTCGTCCGTCGCGCCCGCAGTCTCGTGGTCGCCGGACGGGTCGCTCATCGCGGCAGTGGCGCTGCCCGCATCGCCGCTTGATCCATCGATCCTTCAGAGCGAGCTGAACGTGAGGGTCGTGACCGCCGATGGCGCACCTGGTCAGACGCTCCCCGGACGCGAGGTCGCGTGGACGAAGCCCGGGATGTTCGTTCTCACCAACGGGACGATCCGCGCGAACGACCGCGCGCGCGACGAGCAGGCCATCGAGCTGTGGACGGGCACGCAGAAGCGCACGGTCACGACGGTCGCGCGGATCATCGGCGACCCGCGCGCGCTCGCACCGTCGACGACGAAAGGCATCACGTCCGTGAGCAACATCACCGCGGCGTCCGATGGCACGTACGCCACGGCGCGCGTGGCATTCCTCGGCACGACAGCGACGCCCTTCCTCGTCCTGCTTCGCGCTTCCGATGGCGCTGCGACGCAGTACGTCCTCGGCGACCGCATCACCGACGAGGCCTGGTCGCCGGCAAGGCCGCTCATCGGCTACACGAACACCGTCGGCGGTCTCGGCATCCCGGGCTCGCCTACCGAGTCGAAGCCTGTTGCGACGGTCCGTGACCCGGCGAGCGGTGGCGTGCTCGCGGAAGTCGATGGCCGTTTCGCGGGCTGGTCGCCCGACGGCGCGTGGTTCTACGTCGCGACCAGCGGCGGCCTCTACGCGCGGACGCTCGCGGGCGGCGCGCTCGTGCGCGTGAGCGGCATCGGGGTCCCGGTCAGCATCACGAAGCCTTAGACGTGCAGGTCGGCGCGGTCTTCCCGCAGCTCGAGATCGGTACGGATCCCGACGCGATCGCGAAGTACGCGCGCACCATCGAAGCGCTCGGCTACGACCATCTGGTCATCTTCGATCACGTCCTCGGCGCCGATGCCGACAGGCCCGGCGGCTGGACCGGCGTGTATGACCACCGTTCGTTGTTCCACGAGCCGTTCGTGCTGTACGGCTACCTCGCCGCCATCACCACGCGGCTGCGGCTCGCGACCGCGGTGATCGTGCTCCCGCAGCGGCAGACGGCGCTCGTCGCGAAGCAGGCGGCGGAGGTCGATGTCCTGTCACGTGGCCGGCTCACGCTCGGAGTCGGCATCGGATGGAACGAGGTCGAGTATGACGCGCTGGCGCAGCGCTTCACGGATCGAGGCAGACGCATCGAGGAGCAGATCGCGGTCCTGCGCGCGCTCTGGACACAGGAGGTCGTCGACTTCAAAGGTCGATGGCATCGCATCGATCGCGCGGGGCTCAACCCGCTACCGGTGCAGCGGCCAATTCCGATCTGGATGGGTGGTGGCTGGGACCGGCAGAAGCGAGCGCTCGTTGAGCCCGTGGCGAGACGTATCGCGAGGATCGCCGACGGCTGGTTCACCCACGTCCCCGCGAACGACGATGGCCGCGCGGCGATGGAGGCCTTCCGTCGTCTGGTCCAGCAAGAAGGACGCGATCCAGCCAAGATGCCCGTCGAGGGACGCCTGCCCGCTGCGAAGAGTGGCGCGGAAGAGTGGAAGCGCGGCATCGAAACGTTCCGCGAGATGGGGATGGCGAGCGTCGAGCTCAACACGATGGGCGCCGGCTACCGCTCGCTGGATGAGCACATCGACGCACTCCGGCGTTTCAAGGAGCTGACCTAGGGCGCGTGCCGCATCGTTCTTCCTGCACGACCGCGCGACGAGATCGGACACCCGGCGACTATCGTCGACGCGTGGATGTGCAGGTCGATCGCCACGTCGGCAACGCGCCGGACGCGAGCGCGATCGAAAAGCAGCTGCGCGCGGAAGCGCGCGACGTGTACGGTTGGTCGAACGGACCTGGTGACCGCTACGAGCAGCACACGCACGCGTACCACAAGCTCCTCTACTGCACGCACGGCTCGATCGACTTCGTGCTCGGCGACGGCCGGACGCTGACGCTGCGGCCGGGCGATCGCATGGTCCTGCCGTCTGGCACGCCACATGGCGCCCGGGTCGGACCCGAGGGCTGCGTCTGCGTCGAGGGCAAGGTCTAAACTCGCCG
This genomic window from Candidatus Limnocylindria bacterium contains:
- a CDS encoding nuclear transport factor 2 family protein — translated: MPDPLEAAKTFMDALEARDPERAAAVCAENVQIELPGGDSQLEGRDGARRLVRIAPAFIRRIREQQIDGTTVILRGLTRAPGHFANYTTWTFETDGQLITHVTFAWRPAN
- a CDS encoding cupin domain-containing protein yields the protein MDVQVDRHVGNAPDASAIEKQLRAEARDVYGWSNGPGDRYEQHTHAYHKLLYCTHGSIDFVLGDGRTLTLRPGDRMVLPSGTPHGARVGPEGCVCVEGKV
- a CDS encoding LLM class F420-dependent oxidoreductase, with protein sequence MQVGAVFPQLEIGTDPDAIAKYARTIEALGYDHLVIFDHVLGADADRPGGWTGVYDHRSLFHEPFVLYGYLAAITTRLRLATAVIVLPQRQTALVAKQAAEVDVLSRGRLTLGVGIGWNEVEYDALAQRFTDRGRRIEEQIAVLRALWTQEVVDFKGRWHRIDRAGLNPLPVQRPIPIWMGGGWDRQKRALVEPVARRIARIADGWFTHVPANDDGRAAMEAFRRLVQQEGRDPAKMPVEGRLPAAKSGAEEWKRGIETFREMGMASVELNTMGAGYRSLDEHIDALRRFKELT
- a CDS encoding ABC transporter substrate-binding protein, producing the protein MTDTNIRYSPTRRRLLRDATLTSLGLIAAACAPGTSGTTSTSTTGGGTSAKGGEFHGAWPYVLAPQGHWNYYATNAILGGSIYTDLFISSLAVYNWATAKYEFWAAESAKQNGDNYEVKLRSGLKWDDGKAFTAKDVVTTYWVGRLASYGIWNFIDKVEAIDDLNVRFHYTKPTSLGERLILRNGIKPDSIFGPLAKKAQDFYTGGGTNSTDAGKALIKEMNDFRPTAPYSIGPYKIDSASVTAAQLTMVRNAGGLFADKVNFDKIVIYQGETAEVTPLVLNGDVDYATHGFPLATDKAFQDKGYRIVRGPIFTGPALYFSWDNAPEFQDKRLRQAVAMAFNREEAGKIFYGTSARAPKYMAGFPDSLVPNWVNSADQSKLNAYAFDTAKADALMKDMGYAKGTDGIYAKGGKALSFELYFPSDFQDWAAAATYASDALNKFGIKITPRGAIRSTQLPDMNNDKFQIGLNPWGIGNPHPQASLVRPFREFNKDATGGGMKYPLTQTYSGGSINFDTVLDDAITGYDTAKQKDPITKLAIAFNELLPIIPIYERLNNNPINDKVRVTGWKPEGDPIYTQGGGDNFTIVMLMDGTLHKV
- a CDS encoding YceI family protein; protein product: MVWYIDPYHTQATFSVKHMMVSTVRGRLGKLRGEIDIDPENPHRASFEIGADVTAIDTGDARRDGHLRSADFFDAEKYPEIVFKSSAIFPKGEGKYAVSGDLTIRDITRPVTFDVELEGIGVDGKGGQHLGASASLTLDRKDFGLVWNQPVQNGVLVGDKVKIDVGLEAIDAASAKAMGLAA
- a CDS encoding YdcF family protein, giving the protein MSGGPSESVAAYPEIIVVLGGGMLLDGSPASATLARARAAADVARAHPEAAIICSGSHGVGRKPRRSEAASMADLIAAEGIDQRRIFLEDQSRDTIGNAVFVGERYLRTTAPRPVYVVTSPFHVERSVETFRSVLGPAWDIEGVASAPAPDDAERARHERRFLEQTREFLAGISPGEVSRISAKLRARR
- a CDS encoding Gfo/Idh/MocA family oxidoreductase; the encoded protein is MTERLRVGLISFAHVHAPGLANTLGSLEQVDFAGIHDDDEKRGRTAAGAHGTRWHPTLDGLLGASDAVVIASNNADHRRYAEAAAKARVHVLCEKPLATTTADAKAMIDACRSAGVQLGTAFPVRSSPAVMALRDAIAAGSLGRIRAVRATNPGQYPGSWFGDKRQAGGGAAMDHTVHAADAIRWLLGDEFSRVQAELGSFIYGLDVEDCGVMTCDLEGGAFASIDCSWSRPQTFPTWGGVTLHVVGEKGTVDIDVFRQALTHYDDTAGRTRLLGWGDDLTARMVAGFVDAIRAGHPVPISGEDGLRALEVAIAGYRSAETKRPVAIADVRA
- a CDS encoding MarR family transcriptional regulator, coding for MRAGLAVTRAMDRDAEATGRLLFSEHHILATLHESPPIGVRPTELAERTGLTKSGLTRAIDRLESQHLIERRVCPSDARGQLIVMTALGQRVLKRAAPEHFRSIARNFADHLTDREVDVITTALGRVASTAGRD
- a CDS encoding Gfo/Idh/MocA family oxidoreductase, coding for MPLRIGVLGTGFAGSMHARSALAIDGAQVVAVAAVPLDEATALAKECGARVASAEDICAADDIDLVVVATPTYLHAGHATAAARGGKHVFCEKPLARTLADAEAMVRACDEAGVTLAVGHVVRFFPEYRQAKQLLDAGTLGRPAIVTMTRGNFSVGSARGWYLDEEKSGGVVLDLMLHDLDTVRWWFGEPSRIYARRFKGNGGLEYALATIRYDDRPIVQVEASWAEHAGFRTGFELRGDRGMLVHDSRTASPVALQSPSGPAGPAMMATPTLHETPYLVQLRDLFARIARGERPLVDGHEGLRSLALGLAVIRSADTGEVVSWRAPA